One region of Brassica napus cultivar Da-Ae chromosome A10, Da-Ae, whole genome shotgun sequence genomic DNA includes:
- the LOC106345352 gene encoding protein WEAK CHLOROPLAST MOVEMENT UNDER BLUE LIGHT-like 2: MVDDDKASNDFSLLPDLNDDFSTPFTSIEFDSSILDLINLEDGGETPNLLPEHNPFLESVNTFQEDEDLHFSVEAESPKVYIAPRAIINHHDSFSLDPRIDTIEDARISFPDSPRGSQDLSLSRLKVPGSPRALALPRASGSPRFGSPTSPAALIDTAAPFESVKDAVSKFGGITDWKAHKIQTIEKRKTVDQELEKIQEDMPEYKKQAFVAEEAKQQVVMELERTKSVVEELKMELEKAEKEEQQAKKDSDLAKLRVEEMEHGIADASSIAVKTQLEVAKVRNVSAVYELRVVREEIEMVSNEYESLLKEKEMATKKAEDSVLAAKEVEKQMTGLTIEVIATKKLLESARAAHLEAEENKLEAAMARDQDVYNREKELKMVEEEIERFRQEMHASDDVRIKIETASVLQQDLRAEITSYKDDNMMIEKRNNSDIQAAVDSTRKELEEVKSNIGKAISEVKTLKIIVGSLQSELEREKKDLSETKQREALSVHRNSKEAREERCSEIAKKLQEANKEAEEATSLASAAQEELRKAKEESEEARTGVSAIESQLVEAKREMEAAKASEKLALAAIKALQETEYSTKIEDISTPRSIIISVEEYYELSKQAHEVEEAANKKLAEIVSQIEVAKEEESRVLEKIEEVNRETAFQREKLKEAMDKVEKARDKKVSMDHELRKWSSENGKRSPMSSPEGGEKESHDLGKSKSALHSARSFAFGEEGSNNVGDSSNVTHETKKKKKRFSLLPKVFMFLSRKKSNK; this comes from the exons CTTTACTACCTGATCTCAATGACGATTTTTCAACACCATTCACCAGTATCGAATTCGATTCATCCATTCTTGATCTCATAAACTTGGAAGATGGAGGAGAGACACCAAATCTCTTACCAGAACATAACCCATTTCTCGAATCGGTAAATACATTTCAAGAAGATGAAGACCTACATTTTTCTGTTGAAGCAGAGTCTCCAAAGGTTTATATTGCACCAAGAGCCATAATAAACCACCATGACTCCTTTTCTCTAGACCCTAGAATCGACACCATTGAAGATGCAAGGATTAGCTTCCCGGACTCACCTAGAGGAAGCCAAGATCTCAGCCTCTCGCGTCTTAAAGTTCCTGGTTCACCAAGAGCTCTCGCCCTTCCAAGAGCATCTGGATCCCCACGTTTCGGGTCTCCCACGAGTCCTGCTGCTTTGATCGATACCGCTGCACCATTCGAATCTGTTAAGGATGCAGTTTCAAAGTTTGGAGGAATCACAGATTGGAAAGCACATAAAATACAGACAATAGAG AAACGTAAGACGGTGGATCAAGAGCTTGAGAAGATACAAGAGGACATGCCTGAGTACAAGAAACAAGCGTTTGTAGCGGAAGAGGCAAAACAGCAGGTGGTGATGGAGCTTGAGAGGACAAAGAGCGTCGTCGAAGAGCTAAAAATGGAGCTAGAAAAGGCCGAGAAAGAGGAACAACAAGCTAAAAAAGACTCTGATCTCGCGAAGCTGAGAGTGGAGGAGATGGAGCATGGGATAGCTGATGCGTCTAGTATTGCAGTCAAAACGCAGCTTGAGGTGGCTAAAGTGAGGAATGTGTCAGCTGTTTATGAGCTAAGAGTTGTAAGAGAAGAGATAGAAATGGTCTCCAATGAGTACGAATCTCtgctgaaagaaaaagaaatggcAACGAAAAAAGCAGAGGACTCTGTTTTGGCAgctaaagaagtggagaagcagaTGACAGGTTTGACAATAGAGGTGATTGCCACCAAGAAGTTGTTGGAGTCAGCGCGTGCAGCTCACCTCGAAGctgaagaaaataaattagaagCAGCCATGGCTCGGGACCAGGACGTTTACAACCGGGAGAAAGAACTGAAAATGGTGGAAGAGGAGATCGAGAGGTTTAGACAAGAGATGCATGCGTCAGATGATGTGAGAATCAAAATAGAGACTGCTTCTGTACTTCAGCAAGATTTGAGGGCTGAAATAACATCTTACAAAGATGACAACATGATGATCGAAAAGAGAAACAACAGTGACATACAAGCTGCGGTTGATTCCACAAGGAAGGAGCTTGAAGAAGTTAAGTCCAATATTGGGAAAGCAATCTCCGAGGTGAAAACATTGAAGATAATCGTCGGATCATTGCAGTCTGAACttgaaagagaaaagaaagatcTCTCAGAAACCAAACAAAGAGAAGCTCTTTCAGTTCATAGAAACAGCAAAGAAGCAAGAGAGGAGAGATGTTCAGAAATAGCCAAGAAGTTGCAAGAAGctaacaaagaagcagaagaggCAACATCACTAGCCTCAGCTGCTCAAGAAGAGCTGAGAAAGGCGAAGGAAGAGTCAGAAGAAGCGAGAACTGGAGTCTCTGCAATAGAAAGTCAGTTAGTTGAGGCGAAAAGGGAAATGGAAGCGGCAAAAGCTTCTGAGAAGTTGGCATTAGCTGCGATAAAAGCATTGCAAGAGACTGAATATTCTACAAAAATTGAAGACATTAGTACACCAAGAAGTATAATAATATCTGTGGAAGAATATTATGAGCTAAGCAAGCAGGCACATGAAGTAGAAGAAGCAGCCAATAAAAAGTTAGCAGAGATCGTCTCTCAGATCGAGGTGGCTAAGGAAGAAGAATCAAGAGTCTTAGAAAAGATAGAAGAAGTGAATAGAGAAACAGCTTTTCAAAGGGAAAAGCTAAAGGAAGCAATGGACAAAGTAGAGAAGGCTAGAGATAAGAAGGTTAGTATGGATCACGAATTGCGAAAATGGAGTTCAGAGAATGGGAAGAGAAGCCCCATGTCTAGTCCAGAGGGTGGGGAGAAGGAAAGTCATGACTTAGGCAAGTCGAAATCGGCTTTGCATTCAGCAAGATCATTTGCATTTGGTGAAGAAGGAAGCAACAATGTTGGAGATAGTAGTAACGTAACACatgaaacaaagaagaaaaagaagagattttCTTTGCTGCCAAAGGTCTTCATGTTCTTGTCAAGAAAAAAATCGAACAAGTGA